The segment ATATGCAGTGAGTTAGTGGGGCACGTGCAGTGTGAGCTGGTGTAGAGCATGTGCAGTGTGAGCTGGTGGGGCATGTGCAGTGTGAGCTGGTGGGGCACGTGCAATGAGCACAGCTGGAAGTGCTGATTGGTCACCAATCAGTTGGTGTTTTGGCAGGTAACACTGAGACCTGGGGGGTGGGATTTTCCAAGTCTTGGGGCTCACAGACAGTCCAGGGGCGAGGTGCTCTTTCCTTGGCCCATTTTCCCTACATTCCTATTTACCATTGGTAACTAAAATCAGGGGTTGAGGAAGAGGCTGACCACATTAAACTACTTCCTGCTGTATAGGGAGGGGCGGGCACCGAAGTCCATGGGCAAACCTGATCTTCACGAGCAGGTATACACTCAGGAGTCTCAGGCGTCTAGTTCTGTAGCCAGGGGCTGATAATCTGTAATGACAACTGATTAAAGGTCTGCTTAAAAAATCCTTTGAATTTGTTGAAGAAATGCAGGCAAGAAGTTTGTAAGACAGGGCACAATTAGTAGGTctagggaaaggaggagaaagcggGTGGCAAAGGTGTATCCAGCTCCATACTGGATAGCCAAGGAGCTGCCGGCCAGAGGCGTTGAGCTGTCTGTTTCTGGAGATCTGTCTGGCCTTATTGGACGTCTTTCACTGTACTCCATAGGTTGACATAGAAGCAACTTTTCTCCCTGAAGAGGTGAAGGCCACCCATGTCTGCTGTTAGTAAATCTAAGCCTCACTGACGTCGTAGCACCTCAGTGGTGACAAgtcgttgtaaaaatataaaaaacgaGAGGGTATCTTTTATTCCCCACTTGGTTGGgtaccatagtgccccaagatatctgctagatatcttaagtgtCAGTCAGTAAAGCCTCtcaccttaaccctaaccctaaccctaaccctatttcaaggcagccagggccacacagaaaaaccctgtgtcaaaaaaaaaaaaaacccacccaaatttaaaatatatatatatgtatacatggtgAGTGGCAGAAAGCCAGCAGAAACAAACAATTCATACATAGCTTAGCAGAGTCAAGTCAGCAGCTCGAGTCACATCAGAAGCTTGTGAGAGCAGCTGAGTCCCTTTGATAGTGGAAgggctggctcacaaccatctgtaatgggatcagatgccctcctctggtgtgtctgaggacagtgacagagtgacagtatactcacatacatacataaaataaatagagagagagagagagagagagagagagagagagagagagagatatgcttgGACATAGGGaatctctttctgtttccctgttcaCACGCACTAGTGGTAAAGGCCCTGAATCATATGGATCTAAGGTGCTATCAGGTGGTTATCTAAATTTTATCACAAAAGCAAATAAATTTGAGGCCCTTCAGGTCAGGTGCCAGGCAAAGAGGCTGGAAGTTTTAGGCATTGCAACAGGATGAAGGTATGGACGCCATTGTTCCTGAGGATGGGGGTCAGGTCCCAGAAGCCTAGAGTGGAGGATATGCCCAGGACTCAGAGAGGACCAAAGAGGACCAAGCCACTTAGCCATTTACTGGATCATCACTGAGATCCACTCATTCTATTTTAGAACAGGCAGCCATATTGGGCCTTAAGCTTAAATTACTCAGACCTCTCAGCGACTGCCCCAACATCTGGCCAGGGGCTTACAACAGGAAAAAGTCCAAATAAGGTAACCCTCTCTCCCTTGAGGGTTACCTTAATATCCCATACCATAAGCTGAACTAATCCTGGTGAAGATGATCCAGTTGCAACTGGAAAACCCCTAACTGGCTTTCAAGGGGGCCTGTGAGCTTCCCTCTGGGTCACCATTTTGCTTGGATGAGCCCTGCATGCTGGCTGTTTCTGCAGAGTATACATTTGTTGTCTTTTCATACTACCTGAGTCTGGGGTTTTCCTTCAGCAAGTCTCATACCTTACAATCACCATGCTTAATAGAGGGCAAGGCTGAACGCCAGAGGACTggtgcctggttaccagggctttCCAGGAGGCCTGAAGGTTTGCCAGAAGGCAATGAAAAAAAGGTTCATGAATGAGGTCTCATCCACTGGAAAATGCAGGAACAGGATCCCCTAGGATCATAAAAACACTGAAGAGatcgatggctcagtggtcactgagtgctcttccagaggtcctgagttcaaatcccagccccacacagtgactcacaactATCTTTAACCAAGGTATCTAATACCCTTTTCTGGCACCTGTGTGATGCATAGACAGACATGCAGGTAAGATAcccatacatagaaaataaaaataaaaaataaattgtggggctggagagatggcttagtagttaagagcatcagttactttcccagaggacctgggttcaattcccagcacccacatgacagctcacaactgtctgtaactctagttccaggggatccaacacccttctacagacatatatgcacattaatgaacataaatttaaaaatcattttttaaaagtcataagggggggttggggatttagctcagtggtagagcacttgcctaggaagcacaaggccctgggttcggtccccagctccgaaaaaaagaaccaaaaaaaaaaaaaagtcataaggaACAGGGAACCTGTGCTTTTCAGGAAAGCTCTGAGGTGGCGGTAGAAAGGGACTGGGGATGAAAGAGTTACAGTAACCCAGTTGGAGCTAAAGAAGCTGCAGCAGGAGGGGGAGTGTCAGTGAAGAGGGCCAGCCATAGCTGTGAAGACCTGGCTGGGGCTACTTCTACCTCCAAGAATACCAGAGGGGTGCTGGATGCCCAACAATCATTTCCTCAGACTCAGGGAAGCATTTACTCGGACCAAAGGGAGAACTTACTGAATTGCCACTGTTGGATGAGATGCCAAGTGATTGGTAAAGCAGAAGGTGAATCTGTTATAGGTAGACTGGAGATAGGGTCCCAGTGGGGCTCTGACCTTGAGAGGGAGACAGGCATAGGCCTATCTGAGCCACAAAAACAAGCAGTTTTTTAGCACAATTATATCTTGGCTATCAGGAACCAAGGAATATCATAAAGTCACACCACACAACAAACTTCACACAAGAGGTTTGCTGGGGAATAACACAGCATAACCGCTACCTCTGAACAGGAAGAGAGACATTAGAGGGCTGGGCAGTGGGAAGGCTTTTATAGGGTTTTAAAAACATGTGCAGTGAGCTGGTGGAGCATGTGCAGTGTGAGCTGGTGGAGCATGTGTAGTGTGAGCTGGTGTGGAGCATGTGCAGTGTGAGCTGGTGGGGCATGTGCAGTGTGAGCTGGTGGAGTATGTGCAGTGTGAGCTGGTGGAGAATGTGCAGTGTGAGCTGGTGTAGAGCATGTGCAGTGTGAGCTGGTGTAGAGCATGTTCAGTGTGAGCTGGTGTAGAGCATGTGCAGTGTGAGCTGGTGTAGAGCATGTGCAGTGTGAGCTGGTGTAGAGCATGTGCAGTGTGCTAGTGAAAAAAATACAACCCAGCTAGAAGTACTGCTTGAAGACAAACTTTGAAACATTGTTTGCTGTCAAAGGGGCTGGGATTTCCAAGTCTTAGAGCATGGAGACAGGCCAGGGGCAGGGTGTTTCCCTTGAGTTTTGAGCAGCTAGGCCCTGCCCCCAAGACTTCTCTTGTCATTATGTCCAGCACCACTGGAAAGTAGCCAGACTATGCCTTACAGattgaaaaccaaaacaacaaaacccatccAAGATCAAGCCGCAATCCCTGAGCTTGCCCGAATATCAGGTCACAAAATCCCTCATTCTCAGACCACTTGGGATAGTTCTGCCCCACCTCCAAAAACCGTACATAAAGCCTGCCTCCTGCTCAGTTCTTTGctgcttctcctctgagcagagaTAGCCACCCTCCCTCCCATGTCTTTCCCAATAACTCTCctgtgtgaggtttgttgtgtAGTATGACTTTGTGGTATTTTTTGGTTCCCAACTGCCAGGATCCTTTCTCCCCAGAGCTGTAACTCTTGCACTGGTCTTAGAAGTTAGGGGCTGGGTGTTCCTTTTTTGGTTCTTCTCCCCTACAGGATGGTAGTTCTAGAGCACGCACTTAATATGCGCAATACGTTGAATCCAATCCGCATCATCATCAAAAATAGTTTATCAGGCAACCTTTATAAATAGGACTCTTCTAGCAGTCcgtttagtttttgttgttgttgttgttgttgttgttgttgttgttgtttgttttgttttcaaacgACAAGATCCATAAGAACTGGGAGGTATGGTGGCGTAAGCTAAACCCCAGGACCGGGGAAGTAGAGATACAAAGATGAGATCACACTTATAAAGACTTCATCACAGGCAGAAGTATCCTTACAGAGAGCAGCCAGAGAAAAAGACTACGATTCCCATAGGGCTCTGCATCTAGTGTGCTCGGTCTCCCGACAGGCCCTGCGCGTCTCACCCGCCAGCTTTTGCCTGAACCTACAAGCATCCGAGATGAAGAACCCGGAGGAAGCTGGGGACGATAAACAGCGTATTCACCTGCGCCCTGGCTCACTGCGTGGCGCCGCACCAGCTAAGCTGCACCTCCTGCCATGTGACGTTCTGGTCAGCCGGCCCGCCCCGGTTGAACGCTTCTTCACGCCCGCCGTCCGCCACGGTGCAGACGGTGAGTCCGGGCAGGCCCCGTGGCTCTCGGGCTTCGTGGTCCGCGGGAGAGGCCGCCGATTCATTCTCCGGGGGCCAGGCCCAGTCTTATGGCTTTGCATGTCCCTCCTGCAGGACTGCAGGTGTCGTTTCGCGGTCGTGGCCTGCGGGGCGAAGATGTAGCTGTCCCGCCAGGGTTTGCGGGATTCGTGATGGTGACAGAAGAGATGGGAGAGGGGCTGATAGGGAAGCTGAACTTCTCAGGGGACGCGGAGGACAAAGCGGACGAGGCACAGGAGCCGCTGGAGCGGGACTTTGTGAGCAGAGGGAGATGGTAGGTTTGGGGTGAGGGCAATAGCTGCCGTCCCTATTCTGAACCCAGCTTTTTCCAGGACCGCTTTATCGGAGCCACCGGCAGCTTCAGTCACTTCACCTTGTGGGGTCTGGAAACGGTCCCTGGTCCAGATGCCAAAGTGCATAGGGCCCTAGGTTGGCCCAGCCTTGCTGCAGCGGTACGTATACTCAAGGGCTCTTTTCCCCTCAGGCTTGGTCGCACTTAGCACTAGCTTTGAATCGTGTCTCTAGTATTTGGGGTTCTAGGGGCAAATAAGCACCACAGGGATCATGGCTCCAGAGGTCCAGACTAGGGACTGGTGGGAGGCATTCCCCACTTTTCTCTTAGAAGGGGCTGTCACCCTGAGCAGCTGGGTTCCCACCCAACTGCTGTGTATTATAAATCACAAAGCAGAAGTGACTCCTGTTGCAGATTCACGCACAGGTGCCAGAGGACTGAGAGCCAGAGCATGAAAATGAAAGTCACAGAGCCCTTCACACCACTTTGGAGCCACTGTTTCTATCCCAATAAATGAGATCTTCACAACACCTGAGTCTGTGGGCACCTTACCACCCTGAAGCTGGCATTGCATGGCACCCAGTCTGGCAAGAACTCCTGATCGCTCTGCctataaaaacaatttatttctGGGGGCAGGGAGGGCCAGAACTTTGCAACCAGCGCCCACCCCACCCTCCAGCTCCTCCTTTACAAAAGAAATTTTTACAGTCACCAGTCCTGTACAGATGCTCCCCACCCGCCTTAGTGTACACAGCTGCCTGGGTCCCCCTGGTCCCTGTGTTCAGAGCGGACCTGAGCCAACAAGCCAGCTATCCTTGGAGTCGGCCTAGACCTGAGCTCGCTTTGGTACTGGCCACTAGTTGGCCCCTCCTAGGCCTCTTCTTCTTTTGGGTCTGTCCTTTGGCCTGTCTCCCTTTGCATGACTCTTCGAAGCTCGAATGGGATACGACAGGATGACAGCCGTGTTCAGCTGGCTTTCGCGGTGTTgcagtgagagtgtgtgtgtcaccACTTTCCTCTCTTGCTCCAGTCTTTGGGAGTGAAGTGCAGACACTTGGAGTCAATTCGAAGGAGCCGCTTGAGCATAGCCCGCTCATGCCCATCCACGATGTCTTCTGACAGAGTGAGGATATACTGGCCCTGAGCAA is part of the Rattus norvegicus strain BN/NHsdMcwi chromosome 1, GRCr8, whole genome shotgun sequence genome and harbors:
- the Rnaseh2c gene encoding ribonuclease H2 subunit C, which codes for MKNPEEAGDDKQRIHLRPGSLRGAAPAKLHLLPCDVLVSRPAPVERFFTPAVRHGADGLQVSFRGRGLRGEDVAVPPGFAGFVMVTEEMGEGLIGKLNFSGDAEDKADEAQEPLERDFDRFIGATGSFSHFTLWGLETVPGPDAKVHRALGWPSLAAAIHAQVPED
- the Rnaseh2c gene encoding ribonuclease H2 subunit C isoform X1; this encodes MKNPEEAGDDKQRIHLRPGSLRGAAPAKLHLLPCDVLVSRPAPVERFFTPAVRHGADGLQVSFRGRGLRGEDVAVPPGFAGFVMVTEEMGEGLIGKLNFSGDAEDKADEAQEPLERDFDRFIGATGSFSHFTLWGLETVPGPDAKVHRALGWPSLAAAVRILKGSFPLRLGRT